The following proteins come from a genomic window of Flavobacterium crocinum:
- a CDS encoding Gfo/Idh/MocA family protein, with amino-acid sequence MGNKKIKWGIIGLGNIASQFASDLSLLEEAELTAVASRDLTKAEKFGEKFNAARIYNSYDLILEDKEVEIIYIATPHNLHTELSIKALEKGKHVLCEKPMALSYQDALRMVEASKKYNKFFMEAFWTRFIPSIQDVLQKINKGLIGNVNYINADFAFYGSETENKRLFDKKLGGGALFDIGVYPLFLSYILLGNPKQIMAKAIMHKNGVDLQTSIILQYENAQSILHASIVSDSEMKATISGTNGRIHLNSPWFIADGYSLFENGQEEAVFSFPPLGKGYAHEAIECHNCIRNNEIESKLWSHQNCLDLSSIVEEVKSQVGLSF; translated from the coding sequence ATGGGAAACAAAAAAATTAAATGGGGAATTATTGGTCTGGGAAATATTGCGAGTCAGTTTGCATCAGATTTATCATTATTGGAAGAGGCAGAACTTACAGCAGTTGCTTCCAGAGATCTTACTAAAGCAGAAAAGTTTGGAGAAAAATTTAATGCTGCAAGAATATATAATTCTTACGATTTGATTTTAGAGGATAAAGAGGTTGAAATTATTTATATTGCCACACCACATAATTTACATACCGAATTGTCCATAAAAGCTTTGGAAAAAGGAAAACATGTTTTATGCGAAAAGCCAATGGCTTTGTCTTATCAGGATGCATTGAGAATGGTTGAAGCTTCTAAAAAATACAATAAGTTTTTTATGGAAGCATTTTGGACACGTTTTATTCCATCAATCCAGGATGTTTTGCAGAAAATCAATAAAGGTTTAATTGGAAATGTAAATTATATAAATGCCGATTTTGCTTTCTATGGAAGTGAAACCGAAAACAAAAGACTTTTTGATAAAAAATTGGGAGGAGGAGCTCTATTTGATATTGGAGTTTATCCTTTGTTTCTTTCCTATATACTTTTGGGAAATCCGAAACAGATTATGGCAAAAGCAATAATGCATAAAAACGGAGTTGATTTGCAGACTTCTATTATTTTACAATATGAAAATGCGCAATCCATTCTACATGCTTCTATCGTTTCAGATTCGGAAATGAAAGCCACAATTAGCGGAACAAATGGAAGAATACATTTAAACTCTCCCTGGTTTATTGCTGATGGATATTCTTTGTTTGAAAATGGACAAGAAGAGGCTGTTTTCAGTTTTCCCCCTCTGGGAAAAGGATATGCACATGAAGCGATTGAATGTCATAATTGCATTAGAAATAATGAAATAGAAAGTAAACTTTGGTCGCATCAGAATTGCTTGGATTTGAGTTCGATTGTGGAAGAGGTTAAAAGCCAAGTGGGGCTCTCTTTTTAA
- a CDS encoding ammonium transporter, which yields MRKIILSVILITILVLTFISNFIIADNPIPAEAVKFDTGDTAWMIVATAFVLLMTPGLGFFYGGMVGKKNVISTMLQSFMAMVIVTILWTVVAFGLAFGPTIGGIIGNPSYNLFFEGVGTNTAWSLAPTIPFILFALFQAKFAIITPALITGAFAERVRFWAYLLFMVLFILFIYTPLAHMTWHPDGVFFKMGVLDFAGGTVVHMSAGWAALAGAIFLGKRKVQKVNPARITYVLLGTGLLWFGWFGFNAGSALGANGLAAQALGTTTVAAAAAAMAWVFLDKILGHKLSALGACIGAVVGLVAITPAAGFVSISHAIFIGLFSAIVSNLVVSKFPKGKIDDALDVFACHGVGGMVGMLLTGVFASKAINPAVGDNQGLIFGTPTLFLNQLTALVVVSIFAFVASYVLFFVVNKITPLRVTEEKEELGLDISQHGEFL from the coding sequence ATGCGAAAAATTATTTTAAGTGTGATTCTTATCACTATTTTGGTACTAACCTTTATATCAAATTTTATCATCGCTGATAACCCAATTCCAGCAGAAGCTGTAAAGTTTGATACAGGAGATACGGCCTGGATGATCGTTGCAACTGCTTTTGTACTGTTGATGACTCCTGGTTTAGGATTTTTCTACGGAGGAATGGTAGGTAAGAAAAACGTAATTAGTACCATGCTACAAAGTTTTATGGCAATGGTAATTGTTACTATCTTATGGACTGTTGTTGCTTTTGGATTAGCTTTTGGACCAACTATCGGAGGAATTATTGGAAATCCATCTTATAATTTATTCTTTGAGGGAGTTGGAACTAATACAGCATGGAGTCTTGCACCAACGATTCCTTTTATATTATTCGCATTATTTCAGGCAAAATTCGCCATCATTACTCCTGCATTAATCACAGGTGCTTTTGCAGAACGTGTACGTTTCTGGGCTTATTTACTGTTTATGGTTTTATTTATCTTATTCATTTATACTCCGCTTGCTCACATGACATGGCATCCTGATGGAGTTTTCTTCAAAATGGGAGTTCTTGACTTCGCTGGTGGAACAGTAGTACACATGAGTGCCGGATGGGCTGCATTGGCAGGAGCAATCTTCTTAGGAAAAAGAAAAGTTCAAAAAGTTAACCCTGCGAGAATTACTTATGTATTATTAGGAACTGGTTTACTTTGGTTCGGATGGTTTGGTTTCAACGCCGGATCTGCATTAGGAGCTAACGGTCTTGCTGCTCAGGCTTTAGGAACAACTACTGTAGCTGCTGCAGCTGCTGCAATGGCTTGGGTTTTCCTTGATAAAATCTTAGGACATAAATTATCTGCTCTTGGAGCTTGTATCGGAGCTGTCGTAGGTCTTGTTGCTATTACACCTGCTGCTGGTTTCGTAAGTATCTCTCACGCTATTTTCATTGGTTTATTCTCTGCAATTGTGAGTAACCTTGTAGTAAGCAAATTCCCTAAAGGAAAAATCGATGATGCTTTAGATGTATTCGCTTGTCACGGTGTTGGTGGTATGGTAGGTATGTTGTTAACTGGAGTTTTCGCTTCAAAAGCAATCAACCCTGCTGTTGGTGACAACCAAGGTTTAATCTTCGGAACTCCAACTTTATTCCTTAACCAATTAACTGCTCTTGTTGTAGTATCAATCTTTGCATTTGTTGCTTCTTATGTTTTATTCTTTGTTGTAAATAAAATTACTCCTCTAAGAGTTACTGAAGAAAAAGAAGAATTAGGATTAGATATCTCTCAACACGGAGAATTCTTGTAA
- a CDS encoding YifB family Mg chelatase-like AAA ATPase, whose translation MLVKVYGSAVFGVEATTITIEVHMDKGIGYHLVGLPDNAIKESSFRIAAALKNNGYSLPGKRITINMAPADLRKEGSSYDLTLAMGILVGSDQIKAPEIERYIIMGELSLDGSLQPIRGALPIAIKAKEEGYKGFFLPIQNVKEAAIVAGLDVYGVANLKEIIDFFSGKGTLEPTVIDTRAEFYKTLDFPEHDFSDVRGQESIKRCMEIAAAGGHNIILIGPPGAGKTMLAKRVPSILPPMTLREALETTKIHSVAGKLKEVGLMNQRPFRSPHHTISNVALVGGGSYPQPGEISMAHNGVLFLDELPEFKRDVLEVMRQPLEDREVTISRAKFTITYPSSFMLVASMNPSPSGFFNDPGSPNTTSPHDMQRYMSKISGPLLDRIDIHIEVTPVPFEKLSDDRKAESSVEIRKRVTAAREIQTKRFEAVENVHYNAQMSSKLIREYCVLDEASKELLKTAMERLNLSARAYDRILKVSRTIADLEHSESIVSHHISEAIQYRSLDREGWLG comes from the coding sequence ATGTTAGTAAAAGTTTACGGGAGTGCTGTTTTTGGAGTTGAAGCAACCACAATAACCATTGAGGTTCATATGGATAAAGGCATTGGTTATCACTTGGTTGGATTACCGGATAATGCCATAAAAGAAAGCAGTTTCAGGATTGCGGCAGCACTTAAAAATAATGGTTATAGTTTACCGGGAAAAAGAATCACAATCAATATGGCTCCTGCTGATCTAAGAAAAGAAGGTTCTTCGTATGATTTAACTTTAGCGATGGGAATTCTGGTGGGTTCAGATCAAATCAAAGCTCCGGAAATTGAACGTTATATTATAATGGGAGAACTTTCGCTTGATGGTAGTTTGCAGCCTATTCGGGGAGCTTTACCGATTGCCATAAAAGCAAAAGAAGAAGGCTATAAAGGCTTTTTTCTGCCGATTCAAAACGTAAAAGAAGCTGCAATCGTAGCCGGACTTGATGTGTATGGGGTTGCTAATCTGAAAGAAATAATCGATTTCTTTTCCGGAAAAGGAACTCTTGAACCAACAGTTATCGATACAAGAGCAGAATTCTATAAAACACTTGATTTTCCTGAACATGATTTTTCAGATGTTCGTGGACAAGAAAGTATTAAACGCTGTATGGAAATTGCGGCAGCGGGTGGACATAACATTATTTTAATTGGTCCGCCGGGAGCAGGAAAAACGATGCTGGCCAAACGAGTACCAAGTATTTTACCTCCTATGACTTTACGCGAAGCATTAGAAACAACAAAAATTCATAGTGTTGCAGGAAAACTAAAAGAGGTAGGATTGATGAACCAACGACCATTTAGAAGTCCGCATCATACTATTTCTAATGTGGCATTAGTTGGAGGAGGAAGTTATCCACAACCAGGAGAAATTTCAATGGCACATAATGGAGTTTTATTTTTAGATGAACTTCCTGAATTTAAACGAGACGTTTTAGAAGTAATGCGTCAGCCATTGGAAGACAGAGAAGTTACAATTTCACGCGCAAAATTTACGATTACATATCCGTCATCTTTTATGTTGGTCGCAAGTATGAATCCTAGTCCAAGTGGTTTCTTTAATGATCCGGGTTCACCTAATACGACTTCCCCTCATGACATGCAGCGTTACATGAGTAAAATTTCAGGACCGTTGTTAGACCGAATAGATATTCATATAGAAGTTACGCCGGTTCCGTTTGAGAAATTGTCTGATGATCGAAAAGCAGAAAGCAGCGTTGAAATTCGTAAACGTGTAACTGCTGCGAGGGAAATTCAAACCAAAAGATTTGAAGCTGTAGAAAATGTGCATTATAATGCCCAAATGAGCAGTAAACTAATCAGAGAATATTGCGTTTTGGATGAGGCTTCAAAAGAATTATTGAAAACAGCAATGGAAAGGCTAAATCTTTCTGCCAGAGCTTACGACAGGATTTTGAAAGTTTCCAGAACTATCGCCGATTTAGAACATTCAGAAAGTATTGTTTCGCATCATATTTCTGAGGCTATTCAATACAGAAGTTTGGACAGAGAAGGATGGTTGGGGTAA
- a CDS encoding alpha/beta hydrolase: MNKFITLAFLLLSSSLAFSQKSKAKNTEMPKPFVLGVIEEIQSKELKEKRILNIYLPEGYNPSESEKYPVIYLLDGSADEDFIHISGLVQFNSFEWINQVPKSIVVGIATVDRRRDFTFPTTIENDKTRFPTTGHSDKFIAFIEKELQPFIDKKYKTSESKTIIGQSLGGLLETEILLKKPFLFNKYVIVSPSLWWNNGSLLDLDSEILKENFKQQTDIFIAVGKEGLTPTEIPRVMEVDANVLAEKIKASKSKNIRVYFDYFPEENHGTILHPAVGSSFKFFYPKNNE; encoded by the coding sequence ATGAACAAATTTATTACCCTAGCTTTTCTTCTTTTATCTTCCTCCTTAGCATTCAGTCAAAAAAGCAAAGCAAAAAATACAGAAATGCCTAAACCTTTTGTTTTAGGTGTTATTGAAGAAATCCAATCCAAAGAATTAAAGGAAAAAAGAATTCTAAACATTTATCTTCCCGAAGGCTATAATCCGTCTGAAAGCGAAAAATATCCTGTTATCTATTTACTTGACGGTTCTGCTGACGAAGATTTTATTCATATTTCCGGATTAGTTCAGTTTAATAGTTTTGAATGGATCAATCAGGTTCCTAAATCAATTGTAGTTGGAATTGCAACTGTAGACCGAAGAAGAGATTTTACATTTCCAACAACCATTGAAAATGACAAAACCCGTTTTCCAACTACTGGTCATTCCGATAAGTTTATTGCTTTTATCGAAAAAGAATTACAGCCTTTTATTGATAAAAAATACAAAACGAGTGAATCTAAAACAATCATAGGACAATCTTTAGGCGGATTATTGGAAACTGAAATTCTGCTAAAGAAACCATTTCTTTTTAATAAATATGTCATTGTCAGTCCGAGTTTATGGTGGAATAATGGTTCGCTTCTGGATTTAGATTCTGAAATACTGAAAGAAAATTTTAAACAACAAACCGATATTTTTATTGCCGTTGGAAAAGAAGGATTAACGCCAACTGAAATTCCGAGAGTTATGGAAGTCGATGCTAATGTATTAGCTGAAAAAATAAAGGCATCTAAAAGTAAAAACATAAGAGTGTATTTCGATTATTTCCCTGAAGAAAACCATGGAACAATTTTGCATCCTGCAGTTGGGAGTTCTTTTAAATTCTTTTATCCTAAAAATAACGAATAA